Genomic segment of Sphingomonas sp. KRR8:
GCGACAGCGCATTGGCGTGGTCCTGGACTATGCCCACGGTAAGGGCTGGCGGGACACTGAGGCTCCGATGCGGGCGGTCAGCCAACTGCTTGGTGGGATCAAACAACCCAAGAAGTCACATTTTGCTTCAATGCCTCACGAAGAGCTGCCGGGCTTCCTGGCCATCCTGCGGGCTTCTGACTGGACGATCGGGAGGGCGGCACTCCAATTTCTGATTCTTACGGCGGCCCGCTCTGGTGAGGTTAGGGGCATGACGTGGCGGGAGATCGATGGCACGGAGTGGAAGATCCCCGGCGAGCGCATGAAGGCCGGCAAGGTGCACATTGTGCCCTTGGTTCCTGCCGCTGTCGCGCTGCTGGACCAGATGCGTGGCCTTCTGCCGACCAAGCCTGATGATCTGGTTTTTCCCGGTCTCAAGGGTGAGATGAGCGATGCCACTCTGGCCAAGGTCATGCGTACTGCTGGGGGCGGGGCTTACACGGTCCACGGCTTCCGCTCGACCTTCCGGGATTGGGCAGCTGACAACGGGTTCACCGACTCATGGGCGGAGAATGCCTTGGCGCACTCGAACCCTGACAAGACGGAAGCGGCGTATCGCCGGACGAGCTTCTTCGTCCAGCGTCGCGACAAGCTGATGCCAGCGTGGGCGGCTTACGCCCTTGGCGATCAGACTAACGTGGTCACGCTCGCATCTGCGCGGGCATGATGGTGGCGCGGCTAGGGTAGCTCCCGAACGGTCAGTTTCCGGCTGGCCTGCCGCGTCATTCTTACAACCGGACGCCTACGGAGGGCGATGGTGGACCAAAATCAGGAATGGATACGGTTAGGCGAGGCGTGGCGGCAATGCATCTCTGCTGATTTGTTCTTCGAAGGGGAGAAGCCCCAACAACTTCTTGGTTGGTTGAAGGATAGGCAGCTGATTGCGCGAGCAGACCCCCTCAAAAGAGCTGGCTTCCCTCTGTCTGACCCGCGCATTCCGGCGGATTGCTGGTCGCCGATGTTCCACAGCCTTGGCAGCACGAGGCGGGGCTGGGTGAACTGGGATGAGAGCCTGATGTCTTGCGGCGCTCTTGGCGCTGTTTGGCGTGCCGAGAATATTGAAGTCGAGCGGAGCGCGTTTGAGCGGCTACTGCAAGAGCACCTGTCGCCGCAACCGGAAGCTCTTCCCGCTCCAGGCGGAGTCGAAGCGCCAAAGAAAAAGGGAGCTGGTGGTGCTCCGCGGAAGGAAGACGGCTGGGATGTTTTTTGGATGGCGGTTGTGGAGCTTGCACTGGCCGAACGTCTGAATCGCTCCTTCTTCCATACGCAGGCCGAACTCAGGGAAGACATCCTAGCTACGATTGGCGATTGCCTCACAGAGAGGAGCATCAAACCCAAAGTGGCGCAGATTTGGCACCGCTGGGTCGATCCTAGTTGATGTCCAGTTCCTGTCCTGTTCCTGTCCGTCGAAAGGAGCCAACATAAAGTAGTCCACTCCTGAACGCCGACAAACACACCCGGCGGTCAGGAGAAGACAATGCAAAACGAACCTCTCGCGCTTCGTGTGAACGACGCCGCCGCCTACATTGGGTTAAGCCGAAGTCGCCTCTACGAGTTGATAGCTGATGGGGTTATTGAGGCCCGCAAGTTGGGCGCTCGCACCGTCGTGCCGACCTCCAGCCTCCGCGCCTTCGTAGAAGCCGCTCCGCGCAAGGCCGGAGCCTGAACCATGTTCGGCGAACCTGGCCACAAAAGCCGAAGCCGCCCGCCTCGGAATGAGACGCGGCGGCTCCGAACCGATCTTATCTTGGCGGACCTAGATCGTCTCGGACTCTCTACCACAGGGCAGCGCGAAGCTCAACAATTTGCCCACGCCGTGATCAGGTCCGTGGGCGTGTTCATGCACATGCAGAAGCGCCGCGAGGAAGGTCCGTTTGTGGCCGGAAAGGTGGGTCTATGACCCGCGTTCCTCCGCACCGTCTCAGGGCGATTGCGGCCGGTCTGGCCGGTCTGAACCTGCGCCACCCGCACCAGCACGTCGTGAGTGCGATCCGCGTCACGGGCTATCCAGTCACTCCGCAAGAAGATTGGTTGCTGTGCAGTTTCGAGCGCCTGCCAGTCCTCAGCGAGGGGCGCTGGGCCGCTCTCCGTGACATCGAGAAGAGGGCAGCCGCCTATGCCGGACACTGACCTCACAAATCCGGAGGCCGAGCTGTGCGTCCTCGCCTCCGCTTTGCTGGATCCCCGATTGTTGGAGCGCATGGTTGAGACGGTAAGCCCGCCTGACTTTAGCGAGCCGTTCTTCGGGGCGATCTTCGACCTGCTTGGCAAGCACCAAGCGAGGGGCAATCCGCTTACCCCTGTCACGCTCAAGCCGCTGATTGAGGGCTGGGAAGCCTACGAGCAAATGGGCGGAATGGCATGGCTGGCCGGGATCACTGGTTCAGGCGCTGCCGTTCTGGCTGGGCTCGCTTCGGCCAAGCAAGTGCGGGAGCTTGCTACCAGGCGGACGCTCGTGGCGTCTCTGCACGCTGCAGCGACCGCTGCCAGCGACTATGACGCGGAACTGCCCGACGTGCTTGTTATGGCGGACGAGGCACTCAACGCCGCCCGTGATCAGGGCGAGGAGCGCGGGGAGTATAGCGGTGCTGCCGCGCTGGACCTCGTGCTGAATGGCTTTGATGAGCCTGTCACGGGTGCACGTTGTCGCTCAATCCCCAGCCTAGACGAGCTGCTAGGCCCAATGCGGCCGAGCCACCAAATCGTGGTTGGCGCTCGTCCCGGCATGGGCAAGACCGCGCTTGCAATTTCGGCATCGCTCGGCGCGGCAGAGGCCGGGCATGGAGTCCTGTTCTTCTCGCTGGAAATGTCGGCGGAGCAGCTTGCCGAGCGAGCGGCGGCGGACCTGTGCCTAGGTCAGCGGGTGCCATACTCCTCGATTAGGGACCGCACGCTTACGGTCGAGCAGCGCCGGCACGTCTGTCGGGCGCGGGAGCGGGTGGCCGAGATGCCCCTGCAAATCGTCGATCGGCAGGGTTTGAGGATCAGCCAAATCCGCTCGCTGGTGAGGAGGTGGAAGCGGAGGTTTGAAGCCAAGGGGCAGAAGCTAGAACTGGTGGTGATTGATTACCTGCAGCTCGTGCGGCCCGATGGCAAGCTGAACGCCTACGAGACAGTTTCCGAGGTTTCCCGCTCCATGAAGGAGATTGCCAAGGAGAACGGCCTTGCGGTGCTCGCCCTGGCCCAGCTCAGTCGGGAAGTTGAGAAGCGTGAAGACAAGCGCCCACAACTGGCTGACCTGCGCGAGAGCGGTCAGATCGAACAGGACGCGGACGCGGTGCTCTTCCTGCTGCGGCCCGAGTATTACCTACAGGCCGCCGAGCCTGCGCCCCAAGATCCCAAAAGAGACGAATGGGAGCGGCAAATGAGGGACGCTGCCGGCTTGCTAGAGATCATCTGCGCCAAGCGCCGCAACGGTCGCACTGGCTGCCGGGTCGCGACCTTCCATTCAACCTATCAGGCGGTGCGGGGGTAAAAACATGACGAAAAACTCTGCGAAAATCGACGCCTGGATGCCCCTTTGGATCGGAGACTATTTGGCCGACACGCAACGGCTCTCCACCGAACAGCACGGCGCATATCTGCTCCTGCTGATGGACTATTGGCGCTGCGGTGCGCTGCCGGCCGACGATGACGTGCTTGCGCGGATTGTGGGCTTGAAAGCGTCTGTGTGGGCTAAGGCGAGGCGCGCAATTCTGCCGTTCTTTGAGGAACGGGACGGATATCTGGTGCACCACCGGGTTGAGGCTGAACGGGCCAAGGCGCTGGCGAACCAAGAGCGCCGAACAGAGAAGGCGCAAGCTGCCGCACAAGCCCGTTGGTCCAGGCAGGACAATGCTCCGGGCAATGCCCCAGGCAATGCTTCAAGCAATGCTAGAGGATATGCTCCGGAATGCCCGTCACCTTCACCTTCTTTTCCTTCGGAAAAGCCCGCTGACGCGGCGGCAGCAATCTTCGGGGGTGGGGTGGCTCTGCTCGTCCGAGCTGGCGAGACAGAGAAGCAGGCCCGGTCGTTCCTCGGCAAGTGCCGCAAGGATCACGGCAACGACAAGCTGCTGGCTGCTTTGGCTGATGCGGAGAGACTGAAACCCCTCGATCCCAAGCCGTGGCTGGTCGCTCACCTCAAGCAAGCACCGCAAGCAATCAACAGCAACGCCCTGATGGCCGGCCTCGCCCGCTCACAGGCCCTCGCAGCACAGGAGAAAGTGGCATGAAGGCTCACGCTCGCAACACCGATCCGGACACGTCGCACGAAGCGGCAGAGGCAGCCTCGATTACCATTCGCAAGATACAGCAGGAGGTGCTCGCATTCTCCTGCCAATGCGGAGTGAGAGGTTACACTGACCTGGAGCTTGCCGACTTCTTCGACAGCACTTCGTCCACGTATCGTACCCGGCGCTCTGAACTGGTGGCCTTGGGTTTGGTCGAGGACACTGGTTCGAGGGTCTCCGTCAACGGTGGTCGGCGTCATGCCATCTGGGCGGCCACACCAGCCGGCTATGCTCGGCTTGCCGCGCTGCTCGCGCTTGATCTGCCTCGGGCGGCCTGAGTGGACGAGGATGAAGTAGACGAGTGGCTGAGGGACTTCGAGCTTCCCGACGCACCCGGCGACCTCGGTGACGATGTGCCTAGTCGCTTAGATGATCTCGAACAGCTGCGGTCCAAGCGCTTTTGTATCACCGCGCTGCTACTGCTTTGTGCGCTGGTTTCGCAACGCCACGCATACGCACGCGAGGCATCTACTTCAGACATGAGTAGATGAGAGAAGCCCCCGCTTCCTTGATTTGGGCAGGGGTACTTGTGTGGCGTGGAATGTCTGCTTTGGGTGGAAAGCGGACGTTAGCTCTTGCCCCAATAATTCCTGAACGACGGGTATTCTTCGAAGCAGTTTTCGTAGTCGGGGGAAGGTATCCCTATGATAGATACCTGCCGTTCGTTCAGGCTGTCGCTGTAGTCTTGGATGAAGACCGCTTGGCACTCGACTGCGCCGTGCTCAGCCGATTCTACGACGTAAGTTAGGTTCGCGCCGCTGGGGTTGTGAGTTCCTTCAATCTCTCCAGCGTGGACCTTTGGCTCGTAACTCGCACTCGGTTCAAAAAGGCCGGTTGCCACGCCCATGGGGGGATCTGTCGCATCAAGGTTGCTGTGACCGACCAACTTACCCTCGTGGTAGATTTGGACCTTCATGGGATTAGTAGTCACATGCCCCCCGAATGTCCGCAATGGGTCGAAAGCGGTCACTGGTGGCAGACCTGAACGAACGTCCGGAAACTTGGGCTGGTCACCCGAGAGCGGACAGTCTGCTTACGGCCAAATCAAGCCGAGCCGCCACCGCCAAGAGGCTTCCTGAGACTACGACCGAATTGGGCAGTGGAAAGGGGACATTGGTGCTTTTAAGCTAATCAAATGAAACGAGCCTATCGACTTTGCCTTATCTCATGCGCTGCAATGCTGAACTCAGCATGCAGTCCTAGCGCGCCGCAGGCTTCCACAGAGAGATCTTATGCTGACGACAGCTGTGGTGGAGCACCCGCAAACTGGTCACCGCACGGGAGCGAAAGAGGGGAGCTTGCCATCTTCAATGCTCTCGCTCTCTCGCCCAAAGGTTACACTTGGAATGGCGCTCCGACGGCTGAAGCGACTGCAAGTGAATACCTGAGCCAAGTGAGTATGATGTCGCCTGCCGTCAACATTCAGGTCGTGTTCGATCCACAAAGCGATTGCGCCTCCGTTCAAAGAACAAGAGCGCTGGTAAGCCGCAAGATCCAGTGCGGAAAACGTGAAAAATGCGTGGAGTATTCCTCCGAAGCCTACGCTGCTGAAAGGCTGCGACACGCCGTCTATTGAGCTCTCGCAAATGTCTGCAATGGGTGGAAAGCGGACAACGAATTATCCGACTGCGGTCCAGATACTTTCGATAAGTCGCACAGAAAGCGATGTCACAATTGTGAGCAGCACGGCGAGAATTCGCGCCCAAGATGACCTGCGAACTTGAAGCCACAGCGTTATCGCGAACCAAAGAGCTAGCAGAGGCAGGAAGAGCGTGAGCTCTCTTGCCTTGGAGACATCGCAAGCGCGCATTGCTGGGCTGTCATCACGAGGGAGACACTCCCCCATCAGCAGCCCGTAAAGGTTAATCGCCACGCCAATGAAGCCCAGAAGGCAGGAGTGAGCAAAGCGAAACCAGCTTTCCCTGCTTGATGAGCTATTCACAAGCATCAGCTATTGCGAACACAGAACGTCCGCAATGGGTCGTAAGCGGACATACGGCTTGGATGCCGTCATGAGTGAAGAGCGGACATCTGCATACGTCGCATGATGTTAGAAAGAGCCCCGCCTCCGTTCTGGAAGCGGGACTCAATGTTAGCTGTGGAACAGGGCTGTCAGTCCTAGAACGATAGCCAAGGCTCCAAACTTCACCGCGAAGCGCTGGAGCGTGGTCATTGGTGAATTCCCCCGTGGTGTGGGCAAGTGGGATCCCCCGCGTGCAACTCGTCCAGGCGCTCGATCGCACGGGCGACAAGGCGCTTGAGGTAGGGACGGGGAAGGCTCGGGATTGCCGCTAGGGAAAGGGGGAGCGCCGCAGCGCTCCCGATGTGGTGGGTTGCCATGCTCATGCCCTCCCGCTGGAGAGGAAGCGGCGAAGGTCGGCATGGGTTTGGTCCTCGACGCCCTCACTCCAAATGCCCTCACCGGGGGTGTAGAGCTTGCCAACCTTCCACAGCAGAGCCTCGCCGTCGGGCGCGGGCATGTCGAGCAAGGCGGTCTCGGCCTCGACCTGCAACTCTATGGCGACTTCGTAGGCGGCATGCGCCTCGCTCCAACCCGCTTTGCGGTCCAGCGCCTCGATCTGCGCCTTGCGAGCGTCCGCCGCCTCAATCAGGCGGTGGTAAGCGCGGTAGGTGTCATAGTTGCCCGGAAGGTCTTCGATGTAGCGAAGGGTCTTCATGCTGCTCCGGGCCATTGCGACATGCACCTCGTGTTCGGTGCTGATGTTGCCGGAGGGCGTCGCCAAGGTGACATGTGGCACCTTCTCCCGCAGCGCGTAGAACCGTGCGTCCGCCTCCTCGGTCAATTTATAGAGACGATCAGCCTCTCTGGTTAGGCGCTGTAGCTCGGCTGACTTGGCATTCCACTCCCGGCGGTCGGCCTGACGAGGGAGCGTGGCGGTGGCCGGAACGCTGAGGAACGCGGCGGCGGTGGCGATGCCCTTCAAAGCATCGCGACGGGTGTTACCGGCGCTCACAGCCCGGCACTCCGAAGGGCCAGCGCAACAATCGGGGCGGACCCGATGAGCAGCGCGGCGATGATCGACCCTACCGGGCCAAGGCGGCTTGTGGTAATCTGCTTGGTAGCCATTGGAAGTTTCCCCTTCCTTGTGGTCAGCCTCGGGGGAGTGGGGCCTAATCCGCTCCCTCGGGGCACCTGCCATCTAGCAGGATGCACTATAAGTGCACCTCAATGCACCTTGCGTCAAGTGGCTACTCGCACTAAAAGTGCACTCATGAACGCTACTCAGTCGCGCATGGCGCGGGCCGCTCTCGATTGGAGCTTGGATGACCTCGCTCGTGAATCCGGAGCGAACCGCCGTTCACTTGTGACCTTTGAGAACGACGGCCAAGTGCTCGCGTCCACGGTCGAAAAGGTTCGGCAAGCCTTCGAGCGCGAGGGTGTCGTTTTCATCGGCAGAGGAGTGTTCCGTGGCGGCGTCGTTCCACCTGTGGAGGGTGCCTGATGATCAGCCGCGCTCTCGGATTGGCGGTTCTTGCACTGAGCGCATCGTCTTGCGGTGGCAACGATCTCGTCAAGAACTCCAGCTCACTCATCACCCACGTCGAAGGCCATCGCTATGGCCGTGCCTCAGATCAGTGGATCGAGATGGTGAACATGTCGAACGAGTGGGAGAAGGTCGGGCTCATCTTTGGCTACACCGACGATCGGGCTGAATGCGTCAAGGCAATAGAGGGTCTAAAGCGAGCCAACGAGGGTCGGGAGTATCGCTGTGAGCCGGCGAATTGAAACCGACTTGGCAGATACGCACGCGCGCGAGGGCCGACGCCTAAAATAGGCGGATTTAGGCTGGGGGGGAGTCAGCTCGGTTTATTCGTTGCGCCTCAAGGACTTGGGCCATTGTGGCGCGGCGATCCGCGCTGATAAACAATCAACGATTATCAAAGCGCAGCGGGGCGGCGGACCTTAGAAAACCTAACATCGCGGCGCGGAGTTTCCGCAGTTTTCGCAGGCCATAAAAACGGGAGGATCGTTTGCTACCCTAGTGGAAAGTAGCAGAGCCGGCCGTGGTGATAATACACCGGGGGAACACCGGGGCCGGGCATTAAAATAGTGAGAAATAGTGCGGAGCAGCTGAGGGGCTAGGGCAATAAAATAACAACGGAAAACCTTGTCGTCCCGTTGATTAACTTTCAAACAATCAAAGCGGGCTTGCTGGCGAAGGACGGGAATCCCATACTGCCGGCATGGCTGGCCTCGCCCCCATCCTTCTGTTCACCCTGGCTCTCGTAAGCTGGGCAACCTCGTGGGGATGGCTGCGGGCTGTCAGCGTGCCTACCGAGGCTAACCGGGTGCGGGCTGCTCGGTTCACTGGCTGGGCCTTCGCCTTTGTCGGGATCGCCTGCGGGCTGTTGCTGCTCACCCTGTAAATACAGGCCGGAACACGCGGCACGGTTGAAGACAATCAACCGTAATCAAGACTGCTAAACTAATCGAAAGCAGCAAAGCGGCCCCGTCATCCTCGGCGCTGGCCAAGCGCTAGGTAGATCGCGTTTGCAGCCGCTGTCACACCGGCACTGCGGTCGTGGTCCTTCTCGCAGTCCAGCTCACGCCAGAAGCTCTCGAACGGCCAGCGGGGTAGTTGCTGGCCCGGCCTCCCGAAGTGCAACAGCCAGGCGAGCGCCAAAGCTAGGCCGGGCCCCCTCTTCACTGGCCCCTTGTAGGATGCCGCCGCCGCTTCCTCGATCGCTTCGAGGGCAAGCACCCTCATCCGCTCTGAGGCGCTGAACGGTCGAGGATCTGGCTGTGGTTTGCGAGTCACGCCCTAGCATAGCGATTAGAACAAACTGGCAACATTCCTTGACTTGTGGTCACAATTGTGCTACCGAGAACTTCTCTCGCGGTGTTCGCGAGACACTCACGCCGGGAGGCTGTTGGTGAAAACTTCCATGCACGGCAGCTTGCTGCGTGTCCGGGTTAATGAGGCGCTGATTGCGCGTGCTGCGGCTCGTGCGCAGCAGGACTCCATGACGCTCTCCGAGCTGGTGCGCCAAGCGCTCCGCCGTGAACTGAGCGAAGCCGCCTAGATGGGCGATAACGAACTCTTCGCCCTTGCCGCAACCGGCAACGTCTCTGCCGTGTTGGAGCTTGCCAACCGGGCAACCGCTTCCTTCGCTCTTGGCGTGCCGGAAGCGATCGGCGGGGCTGAAGTCCTGTTCCGTCTGGCGGCGGCTATGGACCAGACTTTTCAGACGGGCCTTGCCGGGTTCCTGCTCGGTCGTGGTCAAATCCTTACCAACGCTGGGGAGCCTGAGCGCGGGGAGGCCCTGCGGAATGAGGCAATCGGCATTCTCAAGGGCGTGGTGATTAGCGGCCATCCCGATGGGATCGGGACGCTAGCAATGGCGCTGCAATGCCTGGCCGACGATGGCGATGAGCAAGCCGCTCTCGAACTCAATCAAATGATGGAAGCGCTGTCAGCGGAAACGGCGGGGCAAATCCGGTCAGACGTGGCCGACGCAATGAAGCTGATGGAAACGATGGCCGGTCAGTAACCGAGCCGCTGGGGGGTTTTACAAATCATGCCGGGAATGTTTGCCAGTTACGATCCGCGAATGATGGCTGGCGGGAGTGTTCCCAGCATCGGCGATCTTGGCGCTAGCCTTAGCGGCACCGTCCGCAAGCGCGGCCTCATCAACGTGGGCGGTCTTTCGGACGTCATGCAGGGCAATCTCGCTCAGATGGGCTCCATGCCTGTCGAGCCGCAGATGCCGGGCGGCGCTCCGGTGCAGGGCGCTGCGATGCCCCAAGGTGGAATGTTTGCTGGCGCGCCTTCGCTCGTCGGCCCGAACGCTCGCCAGCTTGGCACCGGGCTTCCGCAGTTGGATGACGGCGGCGCGCATATGAACGCCCTCCTTGGCCAGAATGCGGCCATT
This window contains:
- a CDS encoding site-specific integrase; the encoded protein is MPLTAKDVKNAKPGRKSDGKGLYLLTKPSPDDPSKAASQSWVLRVMHNGVRTDYGLGGVADRPLDVDLPLHKRKSLTLAEAREKARIGREIAKAGLNPSSEWRREVEQETPIFEVVAKQYLKEVSASWRKGKHGAQWINTLRDYAFPLIGNLAVDQIDAAAIHKLLLRIWLEKPETARRVRQRIGVVLDYAHGKGWRDTEAPMRAVSQLLGGIKQPKKSHFASMPHEELPGFLAILRASDWTIGRAALQFLILTAARSGEVRGMTWREIDGTEWKIPGERMKAGKVHIVPLVPAAVALLDQMRGLLPTKPDDLVFPGLKGEMSDATLAKVMRTAGGGAYTVHGFRSTFRDWAADNGFTDSWAENALAHSNPDKTEAAYRRTSFFVQRRDKLMPAWAAYALGDQTNVVTLASARA
- a CDS encoding helix-turn-helix domain-containing protein, yielding MQNEPLALRVNDAAAYIGLSRSRLYELIADGVIEARKLGARTVVPTSSLRAFVEAAPRKAGA
- a CDS encoding DnaB-like helicase C-terminal domain-containing protein; this translates as MPDTDLTNPEAELCVLASALLDPRLLERMVETVSPPDFSEPFFGAIFDLLGKHQARGNPLTPVTLKPLIEGWEAYEQMGGMAWLAGITGSGAAVLAGLASAKQVRELATRRTLVASLHAAATAASDYDAELPDVLVMADEALNAARDQGEERGEYSGAAALDLVLNGFDEPVTGARCRSIPSLDELLGPMRPSHQIVVGARPGMGKTALAISASLGAAEAGHGVLFFSLEMSAEQLAERAAADLCLGQRVPYSSIRDRTLTVEQRRHVCRARERVAEMPLQIVDRQGLRISQIRSLVRRWKRRFEAKGQKLELVVIDYLQLVRPDGKLNAYETVSEVSRSMKEIAKENGLAVLALAQLSREVEKREDKRPQLADLRESGQIEQDADAVLFLLRPEYYLQAAEPAPQDPKRDEWERQMRDAAGLLEIICAKRRNGRTGCRVATFHSTYQAVRG
- a CDS encoding YdaU family protein is translated as MTKNSAKIDAWMPLWIGDYLADTQRLSTEQHGAYLLLLMDYWRCGALPADDDVLARIVGLKASVWAKARRAILPFFEERDGYLVHHRVEAERAKALANQERRTEKAQAAAQARWSRQDNAPGNAPGNASSNARGYAPECPSPSPSFPSEKPADAAAAIFGGGVALLVRAGETEKQARSFLGKCRKDHGNDKLLAALADAERLKPLDPKPWLVAHLKQAPQAINSNALMAGLARSQALAAQEKVA
- a CDS encoding helix-turn-helix domain-containing protein, producing MNATQSRMARAALDWSLDDLARESGANRRSLVTFENDGQVLASTVEKVRQAFEREGVVFIGRGVFRGGVVPPVEGA
- a CDS encoding transglutaminase family protein, with translation MRVLALEAIEEAAAASYKGPVKRGPGLALALAWLLHFGRPGQQLPRWPFESFWRELDCEKDHDRSAGVTAAANAIYLALGQRRG